From Polynucleobacter ibericus:
TGATTTTTCTCAACATCATATGTAGCGCCAACAGTTGCAGTCGCACGAGTCTTAACTGGGTTCGCATTAAAGTTTACTGGGGCTAAAGTGCCTGTACCAGCCCAAGTAGCAGTGTAAGAACCACTAGCAGTATTGGTATCGGACTCTACACCAGCGCTTGCAAACAAGTTCGTCTGTGGAATGCCTCTATATGAAGCTCCTACACCAGCTAATGCTGTAGTTGCATTGGTATTCAAAGCGCTGTAAGTCAACGGAGTTGTTACAGAAGCTGATGAACCCTCTGTATAACCGCCCATATTGTTCTGCGTATAACGAATACCAACATAGGGAGAAACTACAACATCTTGCATTACGCCAAAGCCATGTTTACCTAATACTTGGAAACCTTGGCTATTGAGTTGTGAAGAACCAGAACCTGCTTCAGATGCAGTAGCGCCTGAACCCACAACACCACGGTTAATCGTTGTGTTCTTTTGGCCATAAGCAGCAGATACCTTTAGCTCGCTACCTGTACCATCTTGGCGCTCATTCCAAGCAGCAAATAAACCAATCAATGGTGTGTTGTTACCTAGATTCACAGTAGAGCCACCATTGTTTACTGATAAGTTCTGGTCAGCATAAGCGCCAATACGCACAGAAGGCAATGCACGATAAGCTGCAATCAATAAAGCGCTAGTGTTATTTAGACCGTTTTCAGCTGAAACAGCAGTATTTCGAGCACCACCAGAAACGCAGACGTTATTTGCTCCAAAAACTGTACAGTCATAGGAAAAGCCATTAGCTAGAACAGAGTTTTGTAATGCGTAAGTGCCTTGTAATGCCTGCGTTGTATTTGCTACAGACGCTTGCGTGTTGGCTGATGAGACTGAGGAGGATCCGCCACCGCCACCGCCACCGCCACCGCTACCGCCACAAGATCCGTCAGCGGTATCATAAATACAGATCCCAGTGATTGATGAGCCGTTTGCAGGGTTGGAGGATAGCTGAAAGTAAGTTGTGGTTAAGCTGTTAGTTGTCTGCGATACACCGCTTGTTGATGTTGATAAATTAAGTAGTGGAGCGGTTGCTCCACTGCTAGAGCTGTATAAACGAAAAAGAATTCCCGAACCTGTTTTAGAAGCCCAGGAAATTGATATAGCACTATTCGGACTAATTGAGGAGCTTAGGTTTGTATTTGCAATACCATTATTATTAACATCAAGCGAAATAGCGCCGGAATTACTGTAGTAAGTGGCGGCTCCAGCATTGAAACAATAAATCCCCAACGTGATTGCCAGAAGCGGTCTTTTAAAACTTAACGTCATC
This genomic window contains:
- a CDS encoding autotransporter outer membrane beta-barrel domain-containing protein → MTLSFKRPLLAITLGIYCFNAGAATYYSNSGAISLDVNNNGIANTNLSSSISPNSAISISWASKTGSGILFRLYSSSSGATAPLLNLSTSTSGVSQTTNSLTTTYFQLSSNPANGSSITGICIYDTADGSCGGSGGGGGGGGGSSSVSSANTQASVANTTQALQGTYALQNSVLANGFSYDCTVFGANNVCVSGGARNTAVSAENGLNNTSALLIAAYRALPSVRIGAYADQNLSVNNGGSTVNLGNNTPLIGLFAAWNERQDGTGSELKVSAAYGQKNTTINRGVVGSGATASEAGSGSSQLNSQGFQVLGKHGFGVMQDVVVSPYVGIRYTQNNMGGYTEGSSASVTTPLTYSALNTNATTALAGVGASYRGIPQTNLFASAGVESDTNTASGSYTATWAGTGTLAPVNFNANPVKTRATATVGATYDVEKNQRLGITGIYRQESYQAVSTSTVMATYTVGF